TTGGGACGAAAAAGAAAGAATGAAAAACTTTATAGATAAAGATAAAATAGTTTGCTTGCTTAAAAATACTAAAAAGCCTAATTATTCTGAGTTGAAAGAAATTCTTCAAAAGTCTTTTGATTTATGTGAAACTTTATCGCTTGAAGAAGTAGCTAAACTGATTAGTGTTGATGAGAGTGAGCATTTAGAGTTAATGTATG
This genomic window from Spirochaetota bacterium contains:
- a CDS encoding [FeFe] hydrogenase H-cluster radical SAM maturase HydG (in Escherichia coli this enzyme functions in thiamine biosynthesis along with thiFSGI and IscS; with ThiFSG catalyzes the formation of thiazole phosphate from tyrosine, cysteine and 1-deoxy-D-xylulose-5-phosphate; forms a complex with ThiG; contains an iron-sulfur center; in Thermotoga this enzyme has an extra C-terminal domain), translated to MKYIWDEKERMKNFIDKDKIVCLLKNTKKPNYSELKEILQKSFDLCETLSLEEVAKLISVDESEHLELMYEYAAKIKKKVYDNRIVVFAPLYVSNYCMNNCLYCGFRVGNKDVIRKTLSLEEIKKEVEILA